A window from Salminus brasiliensis chromosome 7, fSalBra1.hap2, whole genome shotgun sequence encodes these proteins:
- the ppp1r12c gene encoding protein phosphatase 1 regulatory subunit 12C, whose amino-acid sequence MGDGAKAQRREQLKRWSGSYTDREPAVPRRRWRGEEEEEEGDDDEGEAVLEGRFRDGNGPVREKKAKRRRRVRFERTAEFLAVCASGDTEEAKEMLREAREKSGGEEASEENVVNCANADGITALHQACIDGSMEVVSFLLSQGANVNQVDSEGWTPLHVAASCGNMEITEYLLQQGASLSLVNCDGDVPLDIAEDETMEALLQQHTRKQGVDLEAAKRLEEELIMCDARSWLIDGLPADLCHPRTGATPLHVAAAKGYLEAIKLLCQCGLDVSAKDWDGWTPLHAAAHWGQREACNLLAEQLCDMEARSNGGQTPFDVADESLVTFLEELSLRQANWRTEQAINDKQNAQAASNGNAANKRRRSSVCRMSSRDKISVQDQSKERGVSGGLELSEEKESSPEGSTISSPDTESITTSTVSPADKTPEEKEAEEKEQERESRTARVPPTLQRLDSAGESPSSASGDGKKFQAPVRDEESESQRKARSRLMRQSRRSTQGVTLTDLKEAERSISKNTEPQRSLQPVSPVVTITPAERDTEPVKLSGSEGDAKLAVRDRRRARKERRSTGIASLGETEDLVVNVPAQGDGTASNPQPEDAKLSLSLDFRKLYVDVLKENATLKEKLQETQLQLSESKVELERLRQNQENGCERPALLELERFEKKALQRKASELEDELKILVDLRADNQRLKDENAALIRVISKLSR is encoded by the exons ATGGGCGACGGAGCGAAGGCTCAGCGCCGGGAGCAGCTGAAGCGCTGGTCCGGCTCCTATACGGACAGAGAACCGGCGGTTCCGAGGAGGCGCTGGAGGggcgaggaagaggaggaggagggcgaCGATGATGAAGGCGAGGCTGTTCTGGAGGGGAGATTTCGGGATGGAAACGGACCGGTCCGGGAGAAGAAAGCTAAGCGAAG GCGGCGTGTTCGCTTTGAGAGAACAGCGGAGTTCCTGGCGGTGTGCGCCAGCGGAGACACTGAGGAGGCAAAGGAGATGCTGAGGGAAGCCCGGGAGAAGAGCGGTGGAGAAGAGGCTTCAGAAGAGAATGTGGTCAACTGTGCCAACGCAGACGGAATCACAGCTTTGCACCAG GCGTGCATCGATGGCAGCATGGAGGTGGTGTCCTTCCTGCTGTCTCAGGGCGCTAACGTGAACCAGGTGGACAGCGAGGGCTGGACCCCGCTACATGTGGCAGCTTCCTGCGGGAACATGGAGATTACTGA ataCTTGCTGCAGCAAGGCGCATCTCTGAGTTTGGTGAACTGTGATGGTGACGTACCGTTAGACATCGCTGAAGACGAGACCATGGAGGCACTACTGCAGCAACACACTCGGAAACAGG GTGTGGACCTGGAGGCAGCTAAGCGGTTGGAGGAGGAGCTTATTATGTGCGACGCTCGCAGTTGGCTCATTGACGGACTACCCGCTGACCTGTGCCACCCCAGGACCGGAGCCACTCCGCTACACGTTGCTGCCGCCAAGGGCTACCTGGAGGCCATCAA GTTGCTGTGTCAGTGCGGGCTGGACGTGTCCGCTAAAGACTGGGACGGCTGGACTCCGCTCCACGCTGCAGCACACTGGGGCCAGAGAGAGGCCTgcaacctccttgcagagcaacTGTGTGACATGGAGGCCCGCAGCAATGGG ggtCAGACTCCATTTGATGTGGCTGATGAAAGTCTGGTGACCTTTCTGGAGGAGCTATCTCTTAGACAAGCTAAT tgGCGGACTGAACAGGCCATCAACGATAAACAGAACGCACAGGCGGCCAGTAACGGCAACGCCGCAAACAAAAGGCGCAG gAGTTCGGTGTGTAGGATGAGCAGCCGAGATAAGATTAGTGTACAGGATCAGTCAAAGGAAAGAGGGGTCTCTGGAGGGCTGGAGCTGAGCGAGGAGAAAGAAAGCAGTCCTG AAGGTTCCACAATATCGAGTCCAGACACGGAAAGCATCACTACCTCCACAGTCAGCCCAGCTGACAAG actcctgaagagaaagaagcagaggaaaaagagcaagagcgagagagccgTACTGCACGCGTTCCTCCCACCCTGCAGAGACTCGACTCGGCCGGGGAAAGCCCCAGCAGCGCCTCCGGTGACGGCAAAAA GTTCCAGGCTCCAGTTAGAGATGAGGAGTCAGAGTCTCAGAGGAAAGCTCGCTCTCGCCTCATGCGTCAGTCACGTCGCTCCACTCAG GGTGTGACCTTGACAGACCTGAAGGAGGCAGAGCGAAGCATTAGCAAGAACACTGAGCCTCAACGCAGTCTTCAGCCTGTGAGCCCTGTTGTCACGATAACGCCAGCAGAGAGAG ATACAGAGCCTGTGAAGCTGTCTGGCTCAGAGGGGGACGCCAAACTGGCTGTGAGGGATCGGCGCAGAGCGAGAAAAGAGAGGCGATCAACTGGCATCGCTTCGTTAGGAGAG ACTGAGGACCTGGTTGTGAATGTTCCTGCACAGGGAGACGGCACCGCAAG TAATCCTCAGCCAGAAGATGCAAAACTGTCATTATCACTGGATTTTAGAAAG ttgtATGTGGACGTGCTGAAGGAGAACGCAACGCTGAAGGAGAAGCTCCAGGagacacagttgcagctcaGTGAGAGCAAGGTGGAACTGGAGCGGCTCAGACAg AATCAGGAAAATGGCTGTGAGCGACCTGCCCTGCTGGAACTGGAGAGATTT GAGAAGAAAGCACTTCAGAGGAAAGCATCCGAGCTGGAGGACGAGCTTAAG ATTCTTGTTGATCTACGCGCCGACAACCAGAGGCTGAAAGACGAGAACGCTGCGCTCATCCGCGTCATCAGCAAGCTCTCCAGATGA
- the psmd12 gene encoding 26S proteasome non-ATPase regulatory subunit 12 codes for MSDDRSERSDGKIVKMEIDYSSTVDQRLPDCEKMAKEGRLQEAVESLLSLEKQTRTASDMVSTSRILVAIVQMCYEAKDWDSLNENIMLLSKRRSQLKQAVAKMVQECYKYVDAVTDLPIKLRLIDTLRTVTAGKIYVEIERARLTKTLANIKEQSGEVKEAASILQELQVETYGSMEKKEKVEFILEQMRLCIAVKDYIRTQIISKKINTKFFQEEGTEESKLKYYNLMIQVDQHEGSYLSICKHYRAIYDTPCILEDSSKWQQALKSVVLYVVLSPYDNEQSDLVHRISTDKKLEEIPKYKDLLKQFTTMELMRWSSLVDDYGKELREGSPDSPATDVFTYTEEGEKRWQDLKNRVVEHNIRIMAKYYTRITMKRMAGLLDLSIDESEEFLSNLVVNKTIYAKVDRLAGIINFQRPKDPNDLLNDWSHKLNSLMSLVNKTTHLIAKEEMIHNLQ; via the exons ATGTCCGACGACAGGTCCGAGAGATCGGATGGGAAGATTGTGAAGATGGAAATCGACTACAGCTCGACTGTAGATCAGCGGCTCCCGGACTGCGAGAAAATGGCAAAA GAAGGGAGACTTCAGGAAGCTGTGGAGAGCCTGCTGTCTCTGGAGAAGCAAACGAGGACG GCTTCAGACATGGTGTCCACGTCCAGGATCTTGGTGGCCATAGTGCAGATGTGTTACGAGGCTAAAGACTGGGACTCCCTGAACGAGAACATCATGCTGCTGTCAAAGAGGAGGAGTCAGCTGAAACAG GCTGTTGCCAAGATGGTGCAGGAGTGTTACAAATATGTGGATGCTGTTACTGACCTGCCCATCAAACTGAGGCTCATCGACACTCTCAGAACCGTCACCGCTGGAAAG ATCTATGTGGAGATTGAGCGTGCCAGACTCACTAAGACACTGGCCAACATTAAAGAACAGAGTGGAGAGGTCAAAGAGGCTGCGTCCATTCTTCAAGAGCTGCAG GTGGAAACGTATGGCTCcatggagaagaaggagaaggtggAGTTCATTTTGGAGCAGATGAGGCTGTGCATAGCCGTTAAAGACTACATCCGCACTCAGATCATCAGCAAGAAGATCAACACTAAGTTCTTCCAGGAGGAGGGCACTGAG GAGTCGAAGTTGAAGTACTACAATCTAATGATTCAAGTGGACCAGCATGAAGGCTCTTACCTGTCTATTTGCAAACACTACCGGGCCATTTACGACACTCCCTGCATCCTGGAGGACAGCTCCAAATGGCAGCAG gcCCTGAAGAGTGTGGTTCTGTACGTAGTTCTGTCTCCATATGACAATGAACAGTCTGATCTGGTTCATCGGATCAGCACAGACAAGAAACTGGAAGAAATCCCTAAATACAA GGACCTCCTGAAGCAGTTCACCACTATGGAACTGATGCGCTGGTCCTCTCTGGTGGACGATTACGGGAAGGAGCTTCGTGAAGGTTCTCCAGACAGCCCTGCCACTGACGTCTTCACCTACACagaggagggagagaagaggtggCAGGATCTCAAAAACAGAGTAGTAGAACAT AACATAAGGATTATGGCCAAGTATTACACAAGAATCACGATGAAGAGGATGGCTGGACTTCTGGACCTTTCCATTGAT GAGTCTGAGGAGTTTCTGTCCAACCTAGTGGTGAACAAGACCATCTACGCTAAAGTGGACCGCCTGGCGGGCATCATCAACTTCCAGAGGCCCAAGGACCCCAACGATCTGCTGAACGACTGGTCCCACAAACTGAACTCTCTCATGTCCCTGGtcaacaaaaccacccacctCATCGCCAAAGAGGAGATGATCCACAACCTGCAGTAG